The following are encoded together in the Vigna angularis cultivar LongXiaoDou No.4 chromosome 9, ASM1680809v1, whole genome shotgun sequence genome:
- the LOC108320691 gene encoding O-fucosyltransferase 13 isoform X2 has protein sequence MFVFSVKPFFSILLVSLLVFFFLVLLSPRSLFSQNPISGGEVVDIWNVRRLVEWRPCDWWLQGHLAALPLETNGYIRVDCYGGLNQMRRDFCDGVGIARLLNATLVLPKFEVASYWNETSGFADVYDVDYFIQHMNGFVKVVKELPPEVASKEPVHVDCSKRKGQFDYVESVLPSLLEHKYISITPAMSQRRDRYPLYAKSALCQACYKALRLSRALETKASELLDAIPKPFLSLHLRFEPDMVAYSQCEYRGLSPASMKAIEEAQVDRKPWTGDLTRIWRLRGKCPLTPNETALVLESLSIPPTTNIYLAAGDGLMEIEGLTETYGNIFTKSSLLSREDFTNMHGNTKAALDYYISINSDSYVATYFGNMDKMVAAMRAFKGLYKTLFLSRRGFAELTSKGLRGKELMAALWKVHRDDFAMGRGSALPECFCEFKF, from the exons TGGGGAGGTGGTGGATATATGGAATGTTCGGAGACTCGTGGAATGGAGACCTTGCGATTGGTGGCTACAAGGACATCTAGCAG CTCTACCACTAGAAACCAACGGATATATCAGAGTGGATTGCTATGGGGGTCTCAATCAGATGCGAAGAGAT TTCTGTGATGGTGTGGGCATTGCTCGTTTATTAAATGCAACTCTCGTCTTGCCAAAGTTTGAAGTGGCGTCATATTGGAATGAAACAAG TGGTTTTGCTGATGTATATGATGTAGACTACTTCATACAGCATATGAATGGCTTTGTCAAAGTTGTGAAAGAGTTACCACCAGAGGTTGCATCTAAAGAACCTGTTCATGTGGACTGTAGCAAACGGAAAGGGCAATTTGATTACGTTGAAAGTGTTCTTCCATCTTTGTTAGAACACAAGTACATTTCAATCACACCAGCAATGTCCCAAAGAAGGGACAG ATACCCTTTGTATGCAAAATCTGCTCTGTgtcaagcttgttacaaagcaTTGCGTCTTTCGAGAGCCTTGGAAACGAAAGCCTCTGAGCTTCTAGATGCAATACCTAAACCATTTTTGTCTCTTCATCTTCGTTTTGAGCCTGATATGGTTGCATACAGCCAGTGCGAGTACAGGGGTCTTTCTCCTGCTTCCATGAAAGCCATAGAGGAAGCCCAAGTGGACAGAAAACCATGGACTGGAGACTTAACTCGCATTTGGAGACTACGTGGAAAATGTCCACTTACACCTAACGAGACAGCTTTAGTACTTGAATCTCTTTCCATCCCACCAACTACAAATATATACCTAGCAGCTGGAGATGGTTTGATGGAAATTGAAGGATTGACAGAAACCTATGGCAACATATTTACTAAGTCAAGTCTTCTTAGTAGGGAAGACTTCACAAACATGCATGGCAATACAAAAGCTGCTTTGGATTATTATATATCCATAAACAGTGATTCTTACGTGGCTACATATTTTGGGAACATGGACAAGATGGTTGCAGCAATGAGAGCTTTCAAAGGTTTGTACAAGACTCTATTTTTGAGCAGAAGAGGTTTTGCAGAATTAACCTCAAAGGGTCTTAGGGGAAAGGAGTTGATGGCAGCACTGTGGAAGGTTCACAGAGATGATTTTGCTATGGGAAGAGGCTCTGCTCTGCCCGAGTGTTTTTGCGAATTCAAGTTCTGA
- the LOC108320475 gene encoding uncharacterized protein LOC108320475 produces MILAVLFANAEGNILIERFHGVPAEERLHWRSFLVKLGADNLKGVKNEELLVACHKSVYIVYTVLGDVSIYVVGKDEYDELALSEVIFVITSAVKDVCGKPPSERLFLDKYGRICLCLDEIVWKGYLENTEKDRIKRLIRLKPPTEF; encoded by the exons ATGATCCTTGCGGTGCTCTTTGCCAACGCTGAGGGCAATATCCTCATCGAACG TTTCCATGGAGTACCTGCTGAGGAGCGCCTACACTGGCGTTCTTTCTTAGTCAAACTAGGAGCTGATAATCTTAAGGGTGTCAAAAACGAAGAGCTCCTAGTTGCTTGCCACAA GTCAGTTTATATAGTATACACGGTGCTTGGGGATGTCAGCATCTATGTTGTGGGAAAGGATGAATATGACGAACTTGCCT TGTCAGAAGTGATATTCGTCATAACCTCTGCTGTGAAGGATGTATGTGGGAAGCCCCCAAGTGAGCGCCTCTTCCTTGACAAGTATGGACGAATTTGCCTTTGTTTGGATGAAATTGTATGGAAG GGATATTTGGAAAATACAGAAAAGGATAGAATCAAAAGACTGATAAGGTTAAAGCCTCCAACAGAGTTTTGA
- the LOC108320691 gene encoding O-fucosyltransferase 13 isoform X1, with protein MFVFSVKPFFSILLVSLLVFFFLVLLSPRSLFSQNPISGLVLCSGEVVDIWNVRRLVEWRPCDWWLQGHLAALPLETNGYIRVDCYGGLNQMRRDFCDGVGIARLLNATLVLPKFEVASYWNETSGFADVYDVDYFIQHMNGFVKVVKELPPEVASKEPVHVDCSKRKGQFDYVESVLPSLLEHKYISITPAMSQRRDRYPLYAKSALCQACYKALRLSRALETKASELLDAIPKPFLSLHLRFEPDMVAYSQCEYRGLSPASMKAIEEAQVDRKPWTGDLTRIWRLRGKCPLTPNETALVLESLSIPPTTNIYLAAGDGLMEIEGLTETYGNIFTKSSLLSREDFTNMHGNTKAALDYYISINSDSYVATYFGNMDKMVAAMRAFKGLYKTLFLSRRGFAELTSKGLRGKELMAALWKVHRDDFAMGRGSALPECFCEFKF; from the exons TGGGGAGGTGGTGGATATATGGAATGTTCGGAGACTCGTGGAATGGAGACCTTGCGATTGGTGGCTACAAGGACATCTAGCAG CTCTACCACTAGAAACCAACGGATATATCAGAGTGGATTGCTATGGGGGTCTCAATCAGATGCGAAGAGAT TTCTGTGATGGTGTGGGCATTGCTCGTTTATTAAATGCAACTCTCGTCTTGCCAAAGTTTGAAGTGGCGTCATATTGGAATGAAACAAG TGGTTTTGCTGATGTATATGATGTAGACTACTTCATACAGCATATGAATGGCTTTGTCAAAGTTGTGAAAGAGTTACCACCAGAGGTTGCATCTAAAGAACCTGTTCATGTGGACTGTAGCAAACGGAAAGGGCAATTTGATTACGTTGAAAGTGTTCTTCCATCTTTGTTAGAACACAAGTACATTTCAATCACACCAGCAATGTCCCAAAGAAGGGACAG ATACCCTTTGTATGCAAAATCTGCTCTGTgtcaagcttgttacaaagcaTTGCGTCTTTCGAGAGCCTTGGAAACGAAAGCCTCTGAGCTTCTAGATGCAATACCTAAACCATTTTTGTCTCTTCATCTTCGTTTTGAGCCTGATATGGTTGCATACAGCCAGTGCGAGTACAGGGGTCTTTCTCCTGCTTCCATGAAAGCCATAGAGGAAGCCCAAGTGGACAGAAAACCATGGACTGGAGACTTAACTCGCATTTGGAGACTACGTGGAAAATGTCCACTTACACCTAACGAGACAGCTTTAGTACTTGAATCTCTTTCCATCCCACCAACTACAAATATATACCTAGCAGCTGGAGATGGTTTGATGGAAATTGAAGGATTGACAGAAACCTATGGCAACATATTTACTAAGTCAAGTCTTCTTAGTAGGGAAGACTTCACAAACATGCATGGCAATACAAAAGCTGCTTTGGATTATTATATATCCATAAACAGTGATTCTTACGTGGCTACATATTTTGGGAACATGGACAAGATGGTTGCAGCAATGAGAGCTTTCAAAGGTTTGTACAAGACTCTATTTTTGAGCAGAAGAGGTTTTGCAGAATTAACCTCAAAGGGTCTTAGGGGAAAGGAGTTGATGGCAGCACTGTGGAAGGTTCACAGAGATGATTTTGCTATGGGAAGAGGCTCTGCTCTGCCCGAGTGTTTTTGCGAATTCAAGTTCTGA
- the LOC108320679 gene encoding DEAD-box ATP-dependent RNA helicase 15 — MGELKDTEAYEEELLDYEEEDEKAPDSAKPAESGKKGYVGIHSSGFRDFLLKPELLRAIVDSGFEHPSEVQHECIPQAILGMDVICQAKSGMGKTAVFVLSTLQQVDPVPGQVAALVLCHTRELAYQICHEFERFSTYLPDIKAAVFYGGVNIKVHKELLKNECPHIVVGTPGRILALARDKDLGLKNVRHFILDECDKMLESLDMRRDVQEIFKLTPHDKQVMMFSATLSKEIRPVCKKFMQDPMEIYVDDEAKLTLHGLVQHYIKLQESEKNRKLNDLLDALDFNQVVIFVKSVSRAAELNKLLVECNFPSICIHSAMSQEERLKRYKGFKEGKQRILVATDLVGRGIDIERVNIVINYDMPDSADTYLHRVGRAGRFGTKGLAITFVSSTADSEVLNQVQSRFEVDIKELPEQIDTSTYMPN; from the exons ATGGGAGAATTGAAGGACACCGAGGCTTACGAGGAAGAGCTCCTTGATTACGAAGAAGAAGACGAGAAAGCTCCCGATTCTGCCAAGCCTGCGGAATCCGGCAAGAA GGGCTATGTTGGCATCCATAGTTCGGGTTTTCGAGACTTTTTGTTGAAGCCAGAGCTTCTGCGAGCCATTGTAGATTCAGGATTTGAGCATCCTTCAGAAG TGCAACATGAATGCATCCCTCAAGCAATCTTAGGAATGGATGTCATTTGTCAAGCAAAATCTGGGATGGGAAAGACTGCTGTCTTTGTTCTTTCTACACTTCAGCAAGTTGATCCTGTTCCTGGTCAAGTTGCAGCTCTAGTTCTTTGCCACACAAGAGAACTGGCTTATCAG ATTTGCCATGAATTTGAGAGATTCAGCACATATCTTCCTGATATAAAGGCTGCTGTTTTCTATGGTGGCGTCAATATCAAGGTTCACAAAGAATTGCTCAAGAATGAATGTCCTCATATTGTTGTTGGCACACCTGGGAGGATTCTTGCTCTGGCTAGAGATAAGGACCTTGGTTTAAAGAACGTGAGGCATTTCATACTTGATGAGTGCGACAAGATGCTTGAATCACTTG ATATGAGAAGAGACGTCCAGGAGATTTTCAAATTGACTCCTCATGATAAACAAGTGATGATGTTTTCAGCTACACTTAGTAAAGAGATTCGACCTGTTTGCAAGAAATTTATGCAAGAT cCTATGGAAATCTATGTGGATGATGAGGCCAAGTTGACGCTTCATGGTCTTGTCCAG CACTACATCAAATTGCAAGAGTCAGAGAAGAACAGGAAGTTGAATGATCTTCTTGATGCTCTGGACTTCAACCAAGTAGTTATTTTTGTCAAGAGTGTTAGCAGAGCAGCAGAGTTGAACAAGTTGCTTGTGGAATGTAACTTCCCATCCATCTGCATACATTCTGCAATGTCACAGGAAGAGAG ATTGAAACGATACAAAGGCTTCAAGGAAGGGAAGCAAAGGATTCTCGTGGCAACTGACTTAGTAGGGAGGGGGATTGACATAGAACGTGttaatatagttattaattATGACATGCCTGATTCTGCGGATACTTACTTGCACAGG gTAGGAAGAGCAGGTAGATTTGGCACGAAGGGGCTTGCTATTACTTTTGTTTCCTCCACTGCCGACTCTGAAGTTCTTAATCAG GTGCAATCTAGGTTTGAAGTTGATATTAAGGAGCTTCCTGAACAAATTGACACTTCGACATACA TGCCAAATTGA
- the LOC108320691 gene encoding O-fucosyltransferase 13 isoform X4, giving the protein MRRDFCDGVGIARLLNATLVLPKFEVASYWNETSGFADVYDVDYFIQHMNGFVKVVKELPPEVASKEPVHVDCSKRKGQFDYVESVLPSLLEHKYISITPAMSQRRDRYPLYAKSALCQACYKALRLSRALETKASELLDAIPKPFLSLHLRFEPDMVAYSQCEYRGLSPASMKAIEEAQVDRKPWTGDLTRIWRLRGKCPLTPNETALVLESLSIPPTTNIYLAAGDGLMEIEGLTETYGNIFTKSSLLSREDFTNMHGNTKAALDYYISINSDSYVATYFGNMDKMVAAMRAFKGLYKTLFLSRRGFAELTSKGLRGKELMAALWKVHRDDFAMGRGSALPECFCEFKF; this is encoded by the exons ATGCGAAGAGAT TTCTGTGATGGTGTGGGCATTGCTCGTTTATTAAATGCAACTCTCGTCTTGCCAAAGTTTGAAGTGGCGTCATATTGGAATGAAACAAG TGGTTTTGCTGATGTATATGATGTAGACTACTTCATACAGCATATGAATGGCTTTGTCAAAGTTGTGAAAGAGTTACCACCAGAGGTTGCATCTAAAGAACCTGTTCATGTGGACTGTAGCAAACGGAAAGGGCAATTTGATTACGTTGAAAGTGTTCTTCCATCTTTGTTAGAACACAAGTACATTTCAATCACACCAGCAATGTCCCAAAGAAGGGACAG ATACCCTTTGTATGCAAAATCTGCTCTGTgtcaagcttgttacaaagcaTTGCGTCTTTCGAGAGCCTTGGAAACGAAAGCCTCTGAGCTTCTAGATGCAATACCTAAACCATTTTTGTCTCTTCATCTTCGTTTTGAGCCTGATATGGTTGCATACAGCCAGTGCGAGTACAGGGGTCTTTCTCCTGCTTCCATGAAAGCCATAGAGGAAGCCCAAGTGGACAGAAAACCATGGACTGGAGACTTAACTCGCATTTGGAGACTACGTGGAAAATGTCCACTTACACCTAACGAGACAGCTTTAGTACTTGAATCTCTTTCCATCCCACCAACTACAAATATATACCTAGCAGCTGGAGATGGTTTGATGGAAATTGAAGGATTGACAGAAACCTATGGCAACATATTTACTAAGTCAAGTCTTCTTAGTAGGGAAGACTTCACAAACATGCATGGCAATACAAAAGCTGCTTTGGATTATTATATATCCATAAACAGTGATTCTTACGTGGCTACATATTTTGGGAACATGGACAAGATGGTTGCAGCAATGAGAGCTTTCAAAGGTTTGTACAAGACTCTATTTTTGAGCAGAAGAGGTTTTGCAGAATTAACCTCAAAGGGTCTTAGGGGAAAGGAGTTGATGGCAGCACTGTGGAAGGTTCACAGAGATGATTTTGCTATGGGAAGAGGCTCTGCTCTGCCCGAGTGTTTTTGCGAATTCAAGTTCTGA
- the LOC108320691 gene encoding O-fucosyltransferase 13 isoform X3, whose amino-acid sequence MECSETRGMETLRLVATRTSSRQLLSFFCLFLKWCSSTTRNQRIYQSGLLWGSQSDAKRYYFIQHMNGFVKVVKELPPEVASKEPVHVDCSKRKGQFDYVESVLPSLLEHKYISITPAMSQRRDRYPLYAKSALCQACYKALRLSRALETKASELLDAIPKPFLSLHLRFEPDMVAYSQCEYRGLSPASMKAIEEAQVDRKPWTGDLTRIWRLRGKCPLTPNETALVLESLSIPPTTNIYLAAGDGLMEIEGLTETYGNIFTKSSLLSREDFTNMHGNTKAALDYYISINSDSYVATYFGNMDKMVAAMRAFKGLYKTLFLSRRGFAELTSKGLRGKELMAALWKVHRDDFAMGRGSALPECFCEFKF is encoded by the exons ATGGAATGTTCGGAGACTCGTGGAATGGAGACCTTGCGATTGGTGGCTACAAGGACATCTAGCAG ACAATTGCTTTcgtttttttgtttattcttgAAATGGTGCAGCTCTACCACTAGAAACCAACGGATATATCAGAGTGGATTGCTATGGGGGTCTCAATCAGATGCGAAGAGAT ACTACTTCATACAGCATATGAATGGCTTTGTCAAAGTTGTGAAAGAGTTACCACCAGAGGTTGCATCTAAAGAACCTGTTCATGTGGACTGTAGCAAACGGAAAGGGCAATTTGATTACGTTGAAAGTGTTCTTCCATCTTTGTTAGAACACAAGTACATTTCAATCACACCAGCAATGTCCCAAAGAAGGGACAG ATACCCTTTGTATGCAAAATCTGCTCTGTgtcaagcttgttacaaagcaTTGCGTCTTTCGAGAGCCTTGGAAACGAAAGCCTCTGAGCTTCTAGATGCAATACCTAAACCATTTTTGTCTCTTCATCTTCGTTTTGAGCCTGATATGGTTGCATACAGCCAGTGCGAGTACAGGGGTCTTTCTCCTGCTTCCATGAAAGCCATAGAGGAAGCCCAAGTGGACAGAAAACCATGGACTGGAGACTTAACTCGCATTTGGAGACTACGTGGAAAATGTCCACTTACACCTAACGAGACAGCTTTAGTACTTGAATCTCTTTCCATCCCACCAACTACAAATATATACCTAGCAGCTGGAGATGGTTTGATGGAAATTGAAGGATTGACAGAAACCTATGGCAACATATTTACTAAGTCAAGTCTTCTTAGTAGGGAAGACTTCACAAACATGCATGGCAATACAAAAGCTGCTTTGGATTATTATATATCCATAAACAGTGATTCTTACGTGGCTACATATTTTGGGAACATGGACAAGATGGTTGCAGCAATGAGAGCTTTCAAAGGTTTGTACAAGACTCTATTTTTGAGCAGAAGAGGTTTTGCAGAATTAACCTCAAAGGGTCTTAGGGGAAAGGAGTTGATGGCAGCACTGTGGAAGGTTCACAGAGATGATTTTGCTATGGGAAGAGGCTCTGCTCTGCCCGAGTGTTTTTGCGAATTCAAGTTCTGA